A window of the Oryza brachyantha chromosome 5, ObraRS2, whole genome shotgun sequence genome harbors these coding sequences:
- the LOC102705343 gene encoding ER membrane protein complex subunit 1, with protein sequence MAPPPRHLLLLLLAFLASLATLADAVYEDQVGLADWHQRYIGKVKQAVYHSQKSGRRRVVVLTEENVIASLDLRSGDIFWRHVIEKNDPVDQLSLSLGKYVVTLSSGGSILRAWNLPDGQMIWETNLQVAKSSKSLLHVLSNNKVAKDNLVFVSAGQWIYAVSSIDGVISWGKEFSLDGLEIKQVVQSPENDIIYAVGLSGSSKLNLYQLNAKTGEIVKHIQESFPSAICGETILGSHNMLVALDETRSGLFLIEFNGERISYKKVHISDLVQDLSGTVKLLQLMPNGVIALQVSSTVFVLKLKGIDGLELIQSFEQPAAVSDALAITEKDEAFAIVQHVGSEIEFVVKLTSDVTNEVIREKINIDQHRGNIQKVFLNNYIRTDKSHGFRALLVMEDHSLLLVQQGAVVWNREDGLASIVDVTTSELPVEKDGVSVANVEHNLFEWLKGHMLKLKGTLMLASADELAAIQAMRLKSSEKNKMTRDHNGFRKLLIVLTKAGKVIALHTGDGRIIWSNLLQSLRASKSGEMPSALSLYQWQVPHHRVMHENPSILIVGRSGADSAAPGLLSVLDSYSGDELTSLRLDHSVVQIIPLTLKDSSEHRLQLIFDSHSNAYLYPRSPDAMNVFLPEMSNTYLYTVDTEKNVIRGYSLQKSCDNSDEYCFSTKELWSIVFPSDTERIAISETRKMNEVVHAQAKIIADQDVMYKYLSKNLIFVATLSPKAAGEIGSAAPEEAWLVAYLIDAVTGRILHRVTHHGAQGPVHAVVSENWVVYHYFNLRAHRFEMAVIEIYDQSRADNKDVMKLILGKHNLSAPITSYTRPEVMVKSQSYFFTFSVKTIAVTQTAKGITNKQLLIGTIGDQVLALDKRFVDPRRSVNPTQQEKEEGIIPLTDALSIIPTSYVTHSLQVEALRGIVSIPSKLESTTLIFTYGVDLFYTQLAPSRTYDSLTDEFSYALLLITIVALIAAIVVTWIWSEKKELRDKWR encoded by the exons GCATCAGAGGTACATTGGTAAAGTAAAGCAGGCAGTCTACCACAGTCAGAAAAGTGGAAGGAGACGTGTTGTGGTTTTGACAGAGGAAAATGTGATTGCTTCTCTCGATCTTCGTTCAGGAGATAtat TTTGGAGGCATGTCATTGAGAAGAATGACCCTGTGGACCAGCTTAGTTTATCACTTGGAAAAT atgTTGTAACACTATCTTCAGGAGGTAGTATTTTAAGGGCATGGAATCTTCCTGATGGCCAAATGATCTGGGAAACTAATCTTCAAGTTGCCAAATCATCAAAATCACTGCTGCATGTTTTG TCAAACAATAAAGTGGCAAAGGATAACCTGGTATTTGTGTCAGCTGGACAATGGATTTACGCTGTATCAAGCATTGATGGGGTAATTTCTTGGGGAAAGGAGTTCTCCCTTGATGG CCTAGAAATCAAGCAGGTTGTTCAATCGCCAGAGAATGATATTATATATGCTGTAGGTCTTTCTGGTTCCTCAAAGCTAAACTTGTATCAGTTGAATGCTAAAACCGGAGAAATAGTAAAGCATATACAAGAGTCATTCCCTAGTGCAATATGTGGTGAAACAATACTTGGTTCTCATAATATGTTGGTAGCTTTGGATGAGACCAGATCAGGTCTATTTCTTATTGAGTTCAATGGCGAGAGAATCAGCTACAAGAAGGTTCATATTTCAGATCTTGTTCAAGACCTATCTGGAACAGTCAAGCTTCTACAGTTAATGCCCAATGGTGTCATAGCTTTGCAAGTATCTTCTACTGTTTTCGTTTTGAAACTTAAAGGAATCGATGGGTTGGAACTAATTCAGAGCTTTGAACAACCAGCCGCTGTGAGTGATGCTTTGGCAATCACAGAAAAAGATGAAGCTTTTGCCATTGTGCAGCATGTGGGTTCTGAAATCGAATTTGTTGTCAAACTTACAAGCGATGTAACCAATGAAGTTattagagaaaaaatcaatatagaTCAACATAGGGGCAATATCCAAAAGGTCTTCTTGAATAATTATATCCGAACAGATAAATCACATGGTTTTCGAGCTTTGCTTGTAATGGAAGATCATTCACTCTTGTTAGTCCAACAAGGTGCGGTTgtttggaacagagaggatGGACTTGCATCAATTGTTGATGTAACAACTTCTGAATTGCCTGTTGAGAAGGATGGTGTCTCAGTTGCAAATGTGGAGCATAATCTCTTTGAATGGCTGAAG GGACACATGCTGAAACTCAAGGGTACCCTAATGCTTGCAAGTGCTGATGAACTTGCTGCTATTCAAGCAATGAGACTGAAGAGCTCTGAGAAAAATAAGATGACAAGGGACCATAATGGATTTAGGAAACTTCTTATCGTATTAACAAAGGCTGGAAAAGTGATAGCCCTTCATACTGGAGATGGACGTATTATCTGGTCAAACTTGTTGCAGTCCCTTCGTGCTTCCAAGTCTGGTGAAATGCCTTCTGCCTTAAGCCTATATCAATGGCAGGTTCCCCATCATCGTGTAATGCATGAGAATCCATCCATACTTATCGTTGGCAGATCTGGAGCAGACAGTGCTGCTCCTGGTCTCCTTTCTGTTCTTGATTCATATTCTGGAGATGAACTTACCTCTCTGAGGTTGGACCACTCTGTGGTCCAAATTATCCCACTGACACTGAAGGATTCATCTGAGCATCGGCTTCAACTTATTTTTGATTCTCACTCCAATGCCTATCTCTATCCAAGATCTCCTGATGCCATGAATGTGTTTCTTCCTGAAATGTCTAATACATATTTGTACACCGTAGATACTGAGAAAAATGTTATCAGGGGGTATTCTTTACAAAAGTCCTGTGACAACTCAGATGAGTACTGCTTTAGCACAAAGGAGCTGTGGTCTATTGTTTTTCCTTCTGATACAGAAAGAATTGCTATATCTGAAACTCGAAAGATGAATGAG GTTGTTCATGCACAAGCAAAGATCATAGCTGATCAAGACGTGATGTACAAGTACTTATCgaagaatttaatttttgttgctACTCTGTCTCCTAAAGCTGCTGGTGAAATAGGATCTGCGGCACCTGAAGAAGCTTGGCTTGTGGCTTATCTTATTGATGCTGTCACCGGACGCATACTGCACCGTGTGACTCATCATGGTGCTCAAGGCCCTGTACATGCA GTTGTCAGTGAGAATTGGGTTGTCTATCATTATTTCAATCTCCGAGCTCACAGATTTGAAATGGCAGTGATTGAGATATATGATCAATCTAGAGCG GACAATAAAGATGTTATGAAGCTCATACTTGGGAAGCATAATCTATCAGCACCAATTACTTCTTATACTCGTCCCGAGGTGATGGTGAAATCTCAGTCGTACTTCTTTACCTTCTCAGTGAAAACAATTGCAGTTACACAAACAGCTAAGGGGATAACTAACAAGCAGCTTCTTATTGGCACGATCGGTGACCAG GTTTTGGCACTTGACAAGCGCTTTGTTGATCCACGTCGTTCAGTAAATCCCACACaacaagagaaagaagagggCATTATACCATTAACAGATGCTTTGTCTATTATTCCAACA TCCTATGTGACACACTCTCTTCAAGTGGAAGCCCTGCGAGGAATTGTTTCTATTCCTTCCAAGTTGGAGTCAACTACTCTTATTTTCACATATGGTGTAGATCTTTTCTACACTCAGCTTGCTCCGTCCAGAACCTATGACTCACTGACTGATGAGTTCAGCTATGCACTGCTACTCATCACAATTGTTGCATTGATTGCTGCGATTGTTGTTACTTGGATTTGGTCTGAGAAAAAGGAGTTAAGAGACAAGTGGAGGTAA